The Daucus carota subsp. sativus chromosome 7, DH1 v3.0, whole genome shotgun sequence genome window below encodes:
- the LOC108196570 gene encoding biotin--protein ligase 1, chloroplastic isoform X3, with protein MESESTCILVLAGKSAADKELANYMKASNIPKLPDIRDVSLLLHEESLNEESFRINSYMNSLSTTCFGRFLIWSPRLPSTHDVVSKNFEELPVGSVCVADVQYKGRGRSMNVWESPKGCLMFSFTIQMEDGRIVPLVQYVVSLAMTEAINDVCTKDGVPYLDVRIKWPNDLYLDGLKVGGILCTSTYRSKKFNVSAGLGLNVDNEKPTTSLNAILKKLTTVSYQLQREDIVSAFFNKFEIFFDLFATQGFKPLEELYYKTWLHSGQRVIVEEKNDDKDHGRQSMVTIQGLTSSGYLLAIGDDNQMCELHPDGNSFDFFKGLIRRKLA; from the exons ATGGAATCCGAATCCACTTGTATTTTAGTACTTGCTGGAAAATCAGCTGCCGACAAGGAACTGGCTAATTATATGAAAGCTAGCAATATCCCCAAACTCCCTGACATTCGGGATGTTTCGCTGCTTTTACATGAAGAGTCTCTGAATGAAGAATCCTTTCGaataaattcatatatgaaCTCTCTTTCAACTACCTGCTTCGGACGGTTTCTTATTTGGTCTCCGCGTTTGCCTTCAACTCATGATGTTGTTTCAAA AAATTTTGAAGAGCTTCCTGTTGGCTCAGTATGTGTTGCTGATGTTCAATATAAAGGCCGAG GCCGCTCGATGAATGTTTGGGAATCTCCAAAAGGTTGTCTTATGTTTTCATTTACAATACAAATGGAAGATGGTAGAATTGTTCCACTTGTACAGTATGTCGTGAGTCTTGCTATGACAGAGGCTATAAATGATGTCTGCACTAAAGAT GGTGTTCCATATCTTGATGTCAGAATAAAGTGGCCCAATGATTTGTACTTGGATGGTCTTAAAGTGGGAGGCATCCTGTGCACATCGACTTATAGATCAAAGAAGTTTAATGTTAGTGCTG GATTAGGTTTGAATGTTGATAATGAGAAACCGACTACATCCTTAAATGCCATCCTTAAAAAGTTGACTACAGTTTCTTACCAACTGCAGCGGGAAGATATTGTTTCCGCCTTCTTCAATaagtttgagattttttttgatCTTTTTGCAACTCAAG GATTCAAACCTCTTGAAGAGCTATACTACAAGACATGGCTACATAG TGGTCAGAGGGTCATTGTAGAGGAAAAGAATGATGACAAGGACCATGGAAGACAAAGTATGGTTACCATTCAG GGTTTGACATCTTCAGGATATCTATTAGCGATAGGTGATGATAATCAGATGTGTGAGCTTCACCCAGATGGCAATAG TTTTGACTTCTTCAAAGGCCTTATCAGAAGAAAATTAGCGTAA
- the LOC108194173 gene encoding CASP-like protein 1: MASYMTGSVAPSEDKNSPSRATATTSKQSAVVEVALRVLLFLGSLTAVVVMVTSKQKELVPFPPFGLVPNTSRFTDTPAFVYFVAALSTAGLYSIITTLLSISALSKRGYSKVLALYIVAMDVVMLAIVASAAGTAGGIAYVGFRGNSHTRWTKICNIYDTFCQHSAGAILVSLFAAIVLILLILHSVFTMYRKIPN; the protein is encoded by the exons ATGGCATCGTATATGACTGGTAGTGTTGCGCCATCAGAGGACAAGAACTCGCCGTCTCGTGCTACGGCCACCACGAGCAAGCAATCGGCGGTGGTGGAGGTGGCTTTGAGGGTGTTGTTGTTTCTCGGCTCGTTAACGGCTGTGGTGGTGATGGTTACCAGCAAACAGAAGGAGTTGGTTCCGTTTCCGCCGTTTGGATTGGTGCCTAACACTTCCAGATTTACCGATACCCCGGCCTTTGT ATACTTTGTAGCAGCCCTCTCCACAGCCGGTCTTTACAGCATCATAACCACCTTGCTTAGCATCTCCGCATTGTCAAAACGAGGCTACTCCAAAGTTTTGGCTTTATATATTGTTGCCATGGATGTG GTGATGCTGGCAATTGTAGCATCAGCAGCAGGAACTGCCGGAGGAATTGCTTACGTAGGATTTCGCGGAAATTCTCATACCCGTTGgaccaaaatctgcaatatataTGATACATTCTGTCAACACTCAGCAGGCGCCATTCTAGTATCATTGTTTGCTGCCATTGTTCTCATCTTGTTGATCTTGCACTCTGTTTTCACCATGTATCGCAAAATTCCCAACTAG
- the LOC108196570 gene encoding biotin--protein ligase 1, chloroplastic isoform X5 yields the protein MESESTCILVLAGKSAADKELANYMKASNIPKLPDIRDVSLLLHEESLNEESFRINSYMNSLSTTCFGRFLIWSPRLPSTHDVVSKNFEELPVGSVCVADVQYKGRGRSMNVWESPKGCLMFSFTIQMEDGRIVPLVQYVVSLAMTEAINDVCTKDGVPYLDVRIKWPNDLYLDGLKVGGILCTSTYRSKKFNVSAGFKPLEELYYKTWLHSGQRVIVEEKNDDKDHGRQSMVTIQGLTSSGYLLAIGDDNQMCELHPDGNSFDFFKGLIRRKLA from the exons ATGGAATCCGAATCCACTTGTATTTTAGTACTTGCTGGAAAATCAGCTGCCGACAAGGAACTGGCTAATTATATGAAAGCTAGCAATATCCCCAAACTCCCTGACATTCGGGATGTTTCGCTGCTTTTACATGAAGAGTCTCTGAATGAAGAATCCTTTCGaataaattcatatatgaaCTCTCTTTCAACTACCTGCTTCGGACGGTTTCTTATTTGGTCTCCGCGTTTGCCTTCAACTCATGATGTTGTTTCAAA AAATTTTGAAGAGCTTCCTGTTGGCTCAGTATGTGTTGCTGATGTTCAATATAAAGGCCGAG GCCGCTCGATGAATGTTTGGGAATCTCCAAAAGGTTGTCTTATGTTTTCATTTACAATACAAATGGAAGATGGTAGAATTGTTCCACTTGTACAGTATGTCGTGAGTCTTGCTATGACAGAGGCTATAAATGATGTCTGCACTAAAGAT GGTGTTCCATATCTTGATGTCAGAATAAAGTGGCCCAATGATTTGTACTTGGATGGTCTTAAAGTGGGAGGCATCCTGTGCACATCGACTTATAGATCAAAGAAGTTTAATGTTAGTGCTG GATTCAAACCTCTTGAAGAGCTATACTACAAGACATGGCTACATAG TGGTCAGAGGGTCATTGTAGAGGAAAAGAATGATGACAAGGACCATGGAAGACAAAGTATGGTTACCATTCAG GGTTTGACATCTTCAGGATATCTATTAGCGATAGGTGATGATAATCAGATGTGTGAGCTTCACCCAGATGGCAATAG TTTTGACTTCTTCAAAGGCCTTATCAGAAGAAAATTAGCGTAA
- the LOC108196570 gene encoding biotin--protein ligase 2 isoform X1, with product MRISPRFFSLKSSPHFLSLPLLYHNTTKPFSLSSSAMESESTCILVLAGKSAADKELANYMKASNIPKLPDIRDVSLLLHEESLNEESFRINSYMNSLSTTCFGRFLIWSPRLPSTHDVVSKNFEELPVGSVCVADVQYKGRGRSMNVWESPKGCLMFSFTIQMEDGRIVPLVQYVVSLAMTEAINDVCTKDGVPYLDVRIKWPNDLYLDGLKVGGILCTSTYRSKKFNVSAGLGLNVDNEKPTTSLNAILKKLTTVSYQLQREDIVSAFFNKFEIFFDLFATQGFKPLEELYYKTWLHSGQRVIVEEKNDDKDHGRQSMVTIQGLTSSGYLLAIGDDNQMCELHPDGNSFDFFKGLIRRKLA from the exons ATGCGTATTTCCCCCCGCTTTTTCTCTCTAAAATCTTCAcctcactttctctctctaccaCTCCTATATCATAATACCACCAAACCTTTCTCTTTATCTTCTTCAG CTATGGAATCCGAATCCACTTGTATTTTAGTACTTGCTGGAAAATCAGCTGCCGACAAGGAACTGGCTAATTATATGAAAGCTAGCAATATCCCCAAACTCCCTGACATTCGGGATGTTTCGCTGCTTTTACATGAAGAGTCTCTGAATGAAGAATCCTTTCGaataaattcatatatgaaCTCTCTTTCAACTACCTGCTTCGGACGGTTTCTTATTTGGTCTCCGCGTTTGCCTTCAACTCATGATGTTGTTTCAAA AAATTTTGAAGAGCTTCCTGTTGGCTCAGTATGTGTTGCTGATGTTCAATATAAAGGCCGAG GCCGCTCGATGAATGTTTGGGAATCTCCAAAAGGTTGTCTTATGTTTTCATTTACAATACAAATGGAAGATGGTAGAATTGTTCCACTTGTACAGTATGTCGTGAGTCTTGCTATGACAGAGGCTATAAATGATGTCTGCACTAAAGAT GGTGTTCCATATCTTGATGTCAGAATAAAGTGGCCCAATGATTTGTACTTGGATGGTCTTAAAGTGGGAGGCATCCTGTGCACATCGACTTATAGATCAAAGAAGTTTAATGTTAGTGCTG GATTAGGTTTGAATGTTGATAATGAGAAACCGACTACATCCTTAAATGCCATCCTTAAAAAGTTGACTACAGTTTCTTACCAACTGCAGCGGGAAGATATTGTTTCCGCCTTCTTCAATaagtttgagattttttttgatCTTTTTGCAACTCAAG GATTCAAACCTCTTGAAGAGCTATACTACAAGACATGGCTACATAG TGGTCAGAGGGTCATTGTAGAGGAAAAGAATGATGACAAGGACCATGGAAGACAAAGTATGGTTACCATTCAG GGTTTGACATCTTCAGGATATCTATTAGCGATAGGTGATGATAATCAGATGTGTGAGCTTCACCCAGATGGCAATAG TTTTGACTTCTTCAAAGGCCTTATCAGAAGAAAATTAGCGTAA
- the LOC108196570 gene encoding biotin--protein ligase 1, chloroplastic isoform X4 — MRISPRFFSLKSSPHFLSLPLLYHNTTKPFSLSSSAMESESTCILVLAGKSAADKELANYMKASNIPKLPDIRDVSLLLHEESLNEESFRINSYMNSLSTTCFGRFLIWSPRLPSTHDVVSKNFEELPVGSVCVADVQYKGRGRSMNVWESPKGCLMFSFTIQMEDGRIVPLVQYVVSLAMTEAINDVCTKDGVPYLDVRIKWPNDLYLDGLKVGGILCTSTYRSKKFNVSAGFKPLEELYYKTWLHSGQRVIVEEKNDDKDHGRQSMVTIQGLTSSGYLLAIGDDNQMCELHPDGNSFDFFKGLIRRKLA; from the exons ATGCGTATTTCCCCCCGCTTTTTCTCTCTAAAATCTTCAcctcactttctctctctaccaCTCCTATATCATAATACCACCAAACCTTTCTCTTTATCTTCTTCAG CTATGGAATCCGAATCCACTTGTATTTTAGTACTTGCTGGAAAATCAGCTGCCGACAAGGAACTGGCTAATTATATGAAAGCTAGCAATATCCCCAAACTCCCTGACATTCGGGATGTTTCGCTGCTTTTACATGAAGAGTCTCTGAATGAAGAATCCTTTCGaataaattcatatatgaaCTCTCTTTCAACTACCTGCTTCGGACGGTTTCTTATTTGGTCTCCGCGTTTGCCTTCAACTCATGATGTTGTTTCAAA AAATTTTGAAGAGCTTCCTGTTGGCTCAGTATGTGTTGCTGATGTTCAATATAAAGGCCGAG GCCGCTCGATGAATGTTTGGGAATCTCCAAAAGGTTGTCTTATGTTTTCATTTACAATACAAATGGAAGATGGTAGAATTGTTCCACTTGTACAGTATGTCGTGAGTCTTGCTATGACAGAGGCTATAAATGATGTCTGCACTAAAGAT GGTGTTCCATATCTTGATGTCAGAATAAAGTGGCCCAATGATTTGTACTTGGATGGTCTTAAAGTGGGAGGCATCCTGTGCACATCGACTTATAGATCAAAGAAGTTTAATGTTAGTGCTG GATTCAAACCTCTTGAAGAGCTATACTACAAGACATGGCTACATAG TGGTCAGAGGGTCATTGTAGAGGAAAAGAATGATGACAAGGACCATGGAAGACAAAGTATGGTTACCATTCAG GGTTTGACATCTTCAGGATATCTATTAGCGATAGGTGATGATAATCAGATGTGTGAGCTTCACCCAGATGGCAATAG TTTTGACTTCTTCAAAGGCCTTATCAGAAGAAAATTAGCGTAA
- the LOC108196570 gene encoding biotin--protein ligase 2 isoform X2 → MIYELCFHHKILAFEESKKNAMESESTCILVLAGKSAADKELANYMKASNIPKLPDIRDVSLLLHEESLNEESFRINSYMNSLSTTCFGRFLIWSPRLPSTHDVVSKNFEELPVGSVCVADVQYKGRGRSMNVWESPKGCLMFSFTIQMEDGRIVPLVQYVVSLAMTEAINDVCTKDGVPYLDVRIKWPNDLYLDGLKVGGILCTSTYRSKKFNVSAGLGLNVDNEKPTTSLNAILKKLTTVSYQLQREDIVSAFFNKFEIFFDLFATQGFKPLEELYYKTWLHSGQRVIVEEKNDDKDHGRQSMVTIQGLTSSGYLLAIGDDNQMCELHPDGNSFDFFKGLIRRKLA, encoded by the exons ATGATATATGAATTGTGTTTTCATCACAAAATCCTCGCATTCGAAGAAAGCAAAAAGAATG CTATGGAATCCGAATCCACTTGTATTTTAGTACTTGCTGGAAAATCAGCTGCCGACAAGGAACTGGCTAATTATATGAAAGCTAGCAATATCCCCAAACTCCCTGACATTCGGGATGTTTCGCTGCTTTTACATGAAGAGTCTCTGAATGAAGAATCCTTTCGaataaattcatatatgaaCTCTCTTTCAACTACCTGCTTCGGACGGTTTCTTATTTGGTCTCCGCGTTTGCCTTCAACTCATGATGTTGTTTCAAA AAATTTTGAAGAGCTTCCTGTTGGCTCAGTATGTGTTGCTGATGTTCAATATAAAGGCCGAG GCCGCTCGATGAATGTTTGGGAATCTCCAAAAGGTTGTCTTATGTTTTCATTTACAATACAAATGGAAGATGGTAGAATTGTTCCACTTGTACAGTATGTCGTGAGTCTTGCTATGACAGAGGCTATAAATGATGTCTGCACTAAAGAT GGTGTTCCATATCTTGATGTCAGAATAAAGTGGCCCAATGATTTGTACTTGGATGGTCTTAAAGTGGGAGGCATCCTGTGCACATCGACTTATAGATCAAAGAAGTTTAATGTTAGTGCTG GATTAGGTTTGAATGTTGATAATGAGAAACCGACTACATCCTTAAATGCCATCCTTAAAAAGTTGACTACAGTTTCTTACCAACTGCAGCGGGAAGATATTGTTTCCGCCTTCTTCAATaagtttgagattttttttgatCTTTTTGCAACTCAAG GATTCAAACCTCTTGAAGAGCTATACTACAAGACATGGCTACATAG TGGTCAGAGGGTCATTGTAGAGGAAAAGAATGATGACAAGGACCATGGAAGACAAAGTATGGTTACCATTCAG GGTTTGACATCTTCAGGATATCTATTAGCGATAGGTGATGATAATCAGATGTGTGAGCTTCACCCAGATGGCAATAG TTTTGACTTCTTCAAAGGCCTTATCAGAAGAAAATTAGCGTAA
- the LOC108196571 gene encoding CASP-like protein 1, whose product MASYMTSSVAPSEHKNSPPRATATTSKQSAVVEVALRVLLFLGSLTAVVVMVTSKQKELVPFPPFGSVPNTTRFTDTPAFVYFVAALSTTGLYSIITTLLSISAVSNPGYTKILALYIVAMDVVMLAIVASAAGTAGGVAYVGFRGNSHTRWTKICNIYDKFCQHSAGAILVSLFAAIVLILLILHSVFTMYRKIPN is encoded by the exons ATGGCGTCGTATATGACTAGTAGTGTTGCGCCATCAGAGCACAAGAACTCGCCGCCTCGTGCTACGGCCACCACGAGCAAGCAGTCGGCGGTGGTGGAGGTGGCTTTGAGGGTGTTGTTGTTTCTCGGCTCGCTCACAGCTGTGGTGGTGATGGTTACCAGCAAACAGAAGGAGTTGGTTCCGTTTCCGCCATTTGGTTCGGTGCCTAACACGACCAGATTTACGGATACGCCGGCCTTTGT ATACTTTGTAGCAGCACTCTCCACAACCGGCCTGTACAGCATCATAACCACCTTGCTCAGCATCTCTGCAGTGTCAAACCCAGGCTACACAAAAATTTTGGCTTTATATATTGTTGCCATGGATGTG GTAATGCTGGCAATTGTAGCATCAGCAGCAGGAACTGCTGGAGGAGTCGCTTACGTTGGATTTCGTGGAAATTCTCATACTCGTTGgaccaaaatctgcaatatatatgataaattctgCCAACACTCAGCAGGCGCCATTCTAGTATCCTTGTTTGCTGCCATTGTTCTCATCTTGTTGATCTTGCACTCTGTTTTCACCATGTATCGCAAAATTCCCAACTAG
- the LOC135147897 gene encoding small ribosomal subunit protein uS2c-like, with product MTKRYWNIDLEEMMKAGVHFGYDTRKWNPKMAPYISAKRKGIHIINLTGTARFLSEACDLVFDAASRGKQFLIVGTKNKAADLVACAAIRARCHYVNKKWLGGSFSRD from the exons ATGACAAAAAGATATTGGAACATCGATCTGGAAGAGATGATGAAGGCCGGAGTTCATTTTGGATATGATACTAGGAAATGGAATCCTAAAATGGCCCCTTATATTTCTGCAAAGCGTAAAGGTATTCATATTATAAATCTTACTGGAACCGCTCGTTTTTTATCAGAAGCTTGTGATTTGGTTTTTGATGCAGCAAGTAGGGGAAAACAATTCTTAATCGTTGGCACGAAAAATAAAGCAGCTGACCTAGTAGCATGTGCTGCAATAAGGGCTCGGTGTCAttatgttaataaaaaatggcTCGGCG GAAGTTTTTCAAGGGATTGA